Below is a window of Cannabis sativa cultivar Pink pepper isolate KNU-18-1 unplaced genomic scaffold, ASM2916894v1 Contig5, whole genome shotgun sequence DNA.
GAATAGTAATTATTGTGAGTGTACTACTCTTAACCCACACACTATGGAAGAGGCACCAAACTAATGAAAACGTTGAGGCCTTTCTTAATAAGAAGGACTAATTTTTTGATGACAGTGATAACTCTAATGAGTGTTTTAgtgatttttctagtgataatGTCAATTTCGGTGACTTTTTCGATATTGGCAGTAACTCCAACGACTTTTCGACACTGATAATAACTCTGATGAATTTTCTTGCACTGACTGTTGACTTTCCAATCGCCGGTGACAATTCTGACGATCAATGTACTTTCATTTGTTTCTAAagttttattagaaaaatatgaaagggattttgatattttttatgaTAATACAAGTGACATATTCTATATATatgttaagttttttttttttattttaaatgcatattttgttttcctatcaaaaaaaaaaatgcatattttgtttattaagttTTCTTACTTTAAATATgttatacctttttttttttttttttttttttttttttttttaaagtgataTGAATCATACTATGACAATCGTTGATGCATAGGAATTTCTCGTCATAAGCTAATTATCTAGCCAAAGATATACAAACTCAGAATTTGAATCGCTACAAATAAAATGACTTATATAAGACTAAGTTATCTCAGAAATTTAGACAAAATAACTTGAGACCACCTTCAAGAGACATCCGATCTAAATAACCAATTTGACCAAAATtacatacaaaataaataaatagagaaaAGTGAATTATCACTATACAAGGATAATgtattgaatttttaaattaagataaaacacaattattattttaacaagAAAAACTTATCTTTGAAggtttttttattaatgttgTCACCATTGTATCGAAACTAATTTGTTATTACCAACTATTAGAGCTAAGTCTTTAAGGCAGGAATATACTAGTCAATATAACTTGcactatatataaaatttaaaagattaATCAAAttcaataaattataaaataccaactaaaattaactattttgccaaaaaaagtaacaaaactAAATTAGCTTACAAGTAAAAGATaagaaaacaatgaaataaaataatagaaagaaaattcttctaaatttattaatataaaatcaaaaaacaaaatccaaatttatttgtaaaaatctGTAATAGCACTTTTAGAAGTTGTATCAATGAACCATCGAGCCAATAATATAGTATAAAATAGCCAAAACAAAATGGCACGTAACGAAGTTTTCTGGCAGAAAAAAACCAGCAATGCTTCGAGAGTAGTTCAGTCGGCTAGAAAGGTTTTTGATCAATGGCGAGTTGCGAACTCGAACACAGCAGCCTCTTATGCTACTGGTGTTCATTCTGGCAGCAACAATTGGACCAAACCAATGAGTGGTAAGATCAAAATAAATGTTGACGGAGCTATTTTTGAACCCCAACAATTGTTTGGTTTTGGGTGCTTGGCGCGTAACCATACGGGTCAACTCTTGGAAGCTTTTGCGGAGTCTAAGTTCGGTGTGGTGCTTCCCGAAATTGCTGAAATCATGGGCATGAAGGAAGCTTTAAGTTGGATCAAGAAGAAAGGGTGGGAGGATGTGATCGTTGAGACTGATTCGTTGATTGTAGTTCAAGCTCTCAACAGTTCAATTCACATGACTTCTTACTTTGGGTTGTTGGTGGAGGATTGTCGCT
It encodes the following:
- the LOC133033381 gene encoding uncharacterized protein LOC133033381, yielding MARNEVFWQKKTSNASRVVQSARKVFDQWRVANSNTAASYATGVHSGSNNWTKPMSGKIKINVDGAIFEPQQLFGFGCLARNHTGQLLEAFAESKFGVVLPEIAEIMGMKEALSWIKKKGWEDVIVETDSLIVVQALNSSIHMTSYFGLLVEDCRLILTTLKNVLISFVYRSANKAAHCLARESCSLSGCLFDELNAPSFLKNIVMAEAIS